A stretch of Cicer arietinum cultivar CDC Frontier isolate Library 1 chromosome 5, Cicar.CDCFrontier_v2.0, whole genome shotgun sequence DNA encodes these proteins:
- the LOC101493739 gene encoding protein TRIGALACTOSYLDIACYLGLYCEROL 1, chloroplastic: MQTAFYSHPLFCFSCRNLSTNAKNSSVKIRAPHQLDSKCEFNRRLRIYNSPINIKPNRLFVLPNTEDGHPTASTMDDEMNTNHALNVMSPMFLSNWSPPRYLWRGLSVLILAGQVIMKILKGKVHWRNTLQQLERVGPKSVGVCLLTSAFVGMAFTIQFVREFTRLGLNRSVGGVLALAFSRELSPVVTAIVVAGRIGSAFAAELGTMQVSEQIDTLRVLGSDPVDYLVTPRVIASCIALPLLTLLCFTLGLASSALLADGVYGVSINIILDSAQRSLRAWDIISAMIKSGVFGAIISIVSCAWGVTTLGGAKGVGESTTSAVVISLVGIFIADFALSCCFFQGAGDQLKNCI, translated from the exons ATGCAAACAGCATTTTATAGCCATCCTTTATTCTGCTTCTCTTGCAG AAACTTAAGTACAAATGCAAAGAATAGTTCAGTGAAAATTCGTGCTCCACATCAACTGGATTCAAAATGTGAATTCAATAGGAGGCTTCGTATTTATAATTCTCCCATCAACATTAAACCAAACAGATTGTTTGTGCTCCCTAACACAGAGGATGGCCACCCAACTGCTTCTACAATGGACGATGAAATGAACACAAACCATGCTCTTAATGTTATGTCACCAATGTTTCTCAGCAATTGGTCACCGCCAAGGTACCTGTGGAGGGGATTATCAGTTTTAATCCTAGCAGGGCAAGTAATCATGAAGATTTTAAAGGGAAAGGTTCATTGGAGGAATACTCTTCAACAGCTGGAGAGAGTTGGTCCAAAGTCGGTTGGGGTGTGTCTTTTAACCTCAGCCTTCGTCGGCATGGCCTTTACAATACAATTCGTGAGAGAGTTCACTAGGTTAGGATTGAATAGATCTGTAGGTGGTGTTTTAGCTTTAGCTTTCTCTAGGGAGCTAAGTCCCGTAGTTACAGCAATAGTTGTCGCCGGACGCATTGGAAGTGCTTTTGCAGCAGAATTAGGAACTATGCAAGTTTCCGAGCAAATCGACACATTGAGAGTCCTCGGCTCCGACCCTGTTGATTATCTGGTTACACCAAGAGTCATTGCCTCTTGTATTGCTTTACCTCTTTTGACCTTATTGTGTTTTACATTAGGGTTAGCATCTAGTGCTCTTCTTGCTGATGGTGTTTATGGAGTGAGCATTAACATTATTTTGGATTCGGCTCAACGATCTCTCCGTGCATGGGACATTATTAGTGCAATGATAAAGTCAGGGGTTTTTGGTGCTATAATATCTATAGTGAGTTGTGCTTGGGGAGTTACAACTTTGGGAGGTGCTAAAGGTGTTGGAGAATCAACAACTTCAGCTGTTGTTATTTCTCTTGTTGGAATCTTTATTGCTGATTTTGCTCTCTCTTGTTGTTTCTTCCAAGGAGCTGGAGATCAGCTCAAGAATTGCATTTAA